The Methanobacterium formicicum genome contains a region encoding:
- a CDS encoding FUSC family protein — MEREGFIRRFKRLSAPTGKPLWGHAFRAIGLAILSVIIAYFIGLRQGIEIIFMVVLFASVLMDQAIPFRKAVTFSVIGFILMSLAFVSASVAHMFGLPFFIVLTVIWSFFPFTLYIFGKAEGLFGYLIFISYYTATVLIKSSTNVFDLIIYVLFAYLIASILLVWKFIQRDNYKRKMVASGFDPNTSINKIGSVRRNLAGVPINKSYHNLFDYGLYLTGLRNYGRTVQSRLTGKGAVLFENFLNESNSVSSSIADHIVNKKGEVNLKNVKSTLNELNLYMDEKVDESIKFLADNFIKFFEDSNRILSSPINKSEEETVKITLLNKMSFKQVITSRFNLDSLYIRHALRFTIAMVITLSFVFIDHSRDPAWIAMGVLIVLKPDVTSTWDNMITRVSFNLFAVILAIILAFIFPHYMLLIFALVALYFFRAFLPNHIGLSILAVTVFTVFVWPQGEVINNAAARLIDILIGSIVSIILVYGILPKRLTINLPNQIFKVLKANQEYAALILSGNYDNKAATSKLETSLLEYNNLESSLKKVQDTFKDVSDDLKIYEDISGACYNLTEDISAIVGYESEISKLDFSPLKDLSSKILDIFVNAIERNEIPEELPDMHIYDETISKMLQEHEDIKQYFEWIVSDIYLIHYLTKEAVETGALEKYKDLNQ, encoded by the coding sequence TTGGAAAGAGAAGGATTTATTAGAAGATTTAAAAGACTTTCAGCACCCACAGGAAAACCTTTATGGGGCCATGCATTTAGAGCAATAGGCTTAGCTATTTTAAGCGTTATTATAGCTTATTTTATTGGCTTAAGGCAAGGCATAGAAATTATTTTTATGGTAGTATTATTTGCATCGGTTCTAATGGATCAAGCAATTCCCTTCAGGAAAGCTGTTACTTTTTCAGTTATTGGATTTATTTTAATGTCCTTGGCATTTGTAAGTGCTTCAGTAGCACATATGTTTGGATTACCATTTTTCATAGTTTTGACTGTAATATGGTCTTTTTTCCCATTTACACTGTATATATTTGGAAAGGCTGAGGGATTATTTGGGTATCTGATTTTTATTTCATATTATACCGCAACGGTTCTTATAAAAAGTAGTACAAATGTTTTTGATTTGATTATTTATGTTTTATTTGCTTATCTTATAGCTTCCATACTTCTGGTATGGAAATTTATTCAAAGAGATAATTATAAAAGGAAAATGGTTGCATCAGGGTTTGATCCTAACACATCTATAAACAAGATAGGTTCAGTAAGACGCAATCTAGCAGGAGTTCCCATTAATAAATCATATCATAACCTATTTGATTATGGATTGTATTTGACCGGACTCAGAAATTACGGGAGAACAGTTCAGTCCAGACTTACCGGTAAAGGAGCAGTGTTATTTGAGAATTTTCTTAATGAATCTAATTCTGTTAGTAGCTCTATAGCCGATCATATAGTAAATAAAAAAGGAGAAGTTAATCTTAAAAACGTTAAATCAACTTTAAATGAATTAAATTTGTATATGGATGAAAAAGTTGATGAATCTATAAAATTTTTAGCAGATAATTTTATAAAATTTTTTGAAGATTCAAACCGAATACTTTCCAGCCCTATAAATAAAAGTGAAGAGGAAACTGTTAAAATCACCCTTCTAAATAAGATGTCATTTAAACAGGTAATAACCTCTAGATTTAATCTGGATTCATTATACATACGTCATGCATTAAGATTTACAATTGCAATGGTAATAACCCTATCTTTTGTGTTCATCGACCATTCAAGAGACCCTGCTTGGATTGCTATGGGTGTTCTTATAGTACTCAAACCTGATGTTACCAGCACGTGGGACAACATGATTACTAGGGTTTCATTCAATCTCTTCGCAGTCATATTAGCCATTATTTTAGCCTTCATTTTCCCACATTATATGCTACTGATATTTGCATTAGTGGCACTTTATTTCTTCAGAGCCTTTTTACCCAATCATATTGGCCTTTCGATCCTAGCAGTAACTGTTTTTACAGTCTTTGTTTGGCCACAGGGTGAAGTGATTAATAATGCTGCTGCTAGGCTAATAGACATCCTTATTGGTTCAATTGTGTCCATTATACTTGTTTATGGTATATTACCAAAAAGATTAACGATAAATTTACCTAATCAGATATTTAAGGTTCTAAAAGCAAATCAAGAATATGCAGCGCTCATTTTATCCGGAAATTATGATAATAAAGCTGCAACTTCAAAGCTTGAAACATCATTATTAGAATATAATAACCTTGAATCATCATTAAAAAAGGTTCAAGATACATTTAAAGATGTTTCTGATGACCTGAAAATTTATGAAGATATATCTGGTGCCTGTTACAATCTTACTGAGGATATTTCCGCAATTGTAGGATACGAAAGTGAGATTTCTAAACTGGATTTCTCTCCTCTTAAAGATTTAAGCTCTAAAATTCTGGACATATTTGTAAATGCAATTGAAAGAAATGAGATACCTGAAGAACTACCGGATATGCATATTTACGATGAGACAATTTCTAAAATGCTTCAAGAACATGAGGACATTAAACAATATTTTGAATGGATAGTTTCTGACATCTATCTAATACATTATTTGACTAAAGAAGCAGTAGAAACAGGAGCACTGGAGAAATACAAAGATCTGAATCAATAA
- a CDS encoding glutamate decarboxylase, with amino-acid sequence MLSEKLDLGKLKRSEREHTTTYGSRYFSESIPKYEMPEDGMPAKAAYQLIHEELNLDGNPALNLASFVTTWMEPEADQLIMDTMGKNYVDNDEYPQTSKIQDRVVNMLARLFNAPHECKSVGTGTIGSSEAIMLGLLAHKWTWRQRREKEGKPADKPNIVMGADVHTVWEKFARYFDVELKLIPLTRDHYTITARDVAQEVDENTIAVGAVIGTTFTGQMDPIKEINDLLVDIKKTKGWDIPIHVDGASGGFVAPFIFPDMEWDFRLEQVKSINVSGHKYGLVYPGVGWIIFKDKSDLPEDLIFDINYLGGLMPNYSLNFSKGSSTIIAQYYNLIRLGRKGYKDIMTNMFDNTLYLAGELENSGKFELINKNIIVPLVAVTLKNADFTVFQLSEKLREKGWIVPAYTLPADAEDVAVLRIVVKENFGRDMVEMLLEDLMEAYHKLEKEGPKAVKESNPTLLY; translated from the coding sequence TTGTTATCAGAAAAATTAGACCTGGGGAAACTGAAAAGATCAGAAAGGGAACACACCACCACCTACGGAAGTCGCTACTTTAGTGAGAGTATCCCGAAATACGAGATGCCTGAAGATGGAATGCCCGCTAAAGCAGCCTACCAGTTGATACACGAGGAACTGAACCTGGATGGGAATCCCGCCCTTAACCTGGCCAGTTTCGTAACCACCTGGATGGAACCCGAGGCTGACCAGCTGATCATGGATACCATGGGTAAAAATTACGTGGACAACGATGAATACCCCCAGACCTCCAAAATCCAGGACCGGGTGGTTAACATGTTAGCCCGGCTCTTTAACGCACCCCACGAGTGCAAATCAGTGGGAACCGGAACCATCGGATCCTCAGAGGCCATCATGCTGGGACTTCTGGCCCATAAATGGACCTGGAGACAGCGAAGGGAAAAAGAGGGCAAACCCGCGGATAAACCCAACATAGTCATGGGGGCCGATGTGCACACGGTGTGGGAGAAGTTCGCCCGCTACTTCGACGTGGAACTGAAGTTAATACCCTTAACCCGGGATCATTACACCATAACTGCCCGGGACGTGGCCCAGGAAGTTGATGAAAACACCATAGCCGTAGGGGCAGTCATTGGGACAACCTTCACCGGACAAATGGACCCAATCAAGGAAATAAACGATTTACTGGTGGATATCAAGAAAACTAAAGGATGGGATATACCCATACATGTGGATGGGGCCAGTGGGGGCTTTGTGGCACCATTCATTTTCCCGGACATGGAATGGGACTTCAGACTGGAACAGGTGAAATCCATCAATGTATCGGGCCATAAGTACGGCCTGGTGTACCCGGGAGTGGGCTGGATAATATTCAAGGACAAATCCGACCTGCCTGAAGATCTGATATTCGATATCAACTACCTGGGGGGATTGATGCCCAATTATTCCCTTAATTTTTCCAAGGGAAGCAGTACCATAATCGCCCAGTACTATAACCTCATCAGGCTGGGTAGGAAGGGTTATAAGGATATAATGACTAACATGTTCGATAACACCCTTTATCTGGCCGGTGAACTTGAAAATTCTGGTAAATTTGAACTTATCAATAAAAATATCATTGTCCCCCTGGTGGCGGTAACTCTAAAGAACGCAGATTTCACGGTTTTCCAGCTTTCAGAAAAACTGCGGGAGAAGGGATGGATTGTCCCGGCCTACACTCTGCCCGCCGATGCAGAGGATGTGGCTGTCCTGCGAATTGTGGTTAAGGAAAACTTCGGCCGGGATATGGTGGAAATGCTCCTGGAGGATCTGATGGAAGCCTACCATAAACTGGAAAAAGAGGGACCTAAAGCGGTGAAGGAATCTAACCCCACCTTACTTTATTGA
- a CDS encoding sensor histidine kinase: VKSMAMIHEKLYQSPNLTRVDFKDYIEKLASNLIYTYKIENRDIEQVFEVKDVEMNIDTAIPCGLIINELITNSLKYAFPPSFQNKKGVIKIKLVQTGNLFQLEISDNGVGLHADIEPENAETLGLQLVHTLVNQLDGSLKIDRIRGTKFTITFQELNYKERI, encoded by the coding sequence GGGTTAAATCCATGGCCATGATCCATGAGAAGCTTTATCAATCTCCTAACCTCACCCGGGTTGATTTCAAGGACTACATAGAAAAACTGGCATCAAACCTGATTTACACCTACAAAATAGAAAACCGGGATATTGAACAGGTTTTCGAGGTTAAAGATGTGGAGATGAATATCGACACCGCCATACCCTGTGGACTCATTATAAACGAACTGATAACAAACAGTTTAAAGTACGCATTCCCCCCTTCCTTCCAGAATAAGAAAGGAGTTATTAAAATAAAGCTGGTTCAAACCGGTAACCTGTTCCAGCTGGAGATCTCCGATAATGGGGTGGGATTACACGCTGATATTGAGCCAGAAAATGCGGAGACACTGGGGCTGCAACTGGTGCACACCCTGGTAAATCAGTTAGATGGGAGCCTAAAAATCGACAGGATTCGCGGGACAAAGTTCACCATTACTTTCCAGGAACTGAATTACAAAGAACGGATTTAG
- the cfbA gene encoding sirohydrochlorin nickelochelatase, producing MVTSSDSENIGILLVGHGSSLSSGNEVVYRLWEQYKEESDYPVEVGFMNIEKPTIPTAINTLAKEGVSRIIAVPVFLAHGLHTKEDIPYMLGLGEPRKDAGYYNQEREKIEFEGQITYIEPLGADKRIVEILKKKVEDSLE from the coding sequence ATGGTGACAAGTTCAGACTCAGAAAACATAGGCATTTTACTGGTGGGACACGGTAGCAGTTTATCCTCGGGGAATGAAGTGGTGTACCGCCTGTGGGAGCAGTATAAGGAAGAATCAGATTACCCGGTGGAAGTGGGATTTATGAACATTGAAAAACCCACCATACCCACAGCCATTAACACCCTGGCCAAGGAGGGGGTTTCCCGGATCATTGCTGTGCCGGTTTTCCTGGCCCATGGTCTCCACACCAAGGAAGATATTCCCTACATGCTGGGTTTAGGTGAACCAAGAAAAGATGCCGGATACTACAACCAGGAAAGGGAAAAAATTGAATTTGAGGGCCAGATAACTTACATTGAACCCCTGGGAGCCGACAAGAGGATCGTGGAGATACTTAAAAAGAAGGTAGAAGATTCCCTTGAATAA